From Microbispora sp. ZYX-F-249, one genomic window encodes:
- a CDS encoding beta-ketoacyl-ACP reductase, with amino-acid sequence MVRSVLVTGGNRGIGLAIARELSAAGDAVAITYRSGEPPEGLFGVRCDVTSSADVDAAFEKAEAEHGPVEVVVANAGITKDTLLPMMKEETFTDVIDTNLTGAYRVAKRAVRPMLRLRRGRIILISSVVGLSGSAGQTNYAASKAGLVGFGRSLARELGSRGITVNVVAPGFVETDMTAVLDEAQQEQIRKSIPLGRQAHAEEIARVVRFLASDDASYITGAVIPVDGGLGMGH; translated from the coding sequence ATGGTTCGCTCTGTACTCGTCACCGGCGGAAACCGCGGCATCGGTCTCGCGATCGCCCGTGAGCTCTCCGCCGCGGGGGACGCCGTCGCAATCACCTACCGTTCCGGCGAGCCGCCGGAGGGGTTGTTCGGGGTCCGCTGCGACGTGACGAGCTCCGCCGACGTCGACGCCGCCTTCGAGAAGGCCGAGGCCGAGCACGGCCCGGTGGAGGTGGTCGTCGCGAACGCGGGGATCACCAAGGACACGCTGCTGCCGATGATGAAGGAGGAGACCTTCACCGACGTCATCGACACGAACCTGACCGGCGCGTACCGCGTCGCCAAGCGGGCCGTGCGGCCCATGCTGCGGCTGCGGCGCGGGCGCATCATCCTGATCTCCTCGGTCGTCGGCCTGTCCGGCTCGGCCGGCCAGACCAACTACGCCGCCTCCAAGGCCGGCCTGGTCGGCTTCGGCCGGTCGCTGGCCCGCGAGCTCGGCTCGCGCGGCATCACGGTCAACGTGGTCGCGCCGGGGTTCGTGGAGACCGACATGACCGCGGTGCTCGACGAGGCGCAGCAGGAGCAGATCCGCAAGAGCATCCCGCTGGGGCGGCAGGCGCACGCGGAGGAGATCGCCCGCGTCGTCAGGTTCCTGGCGAGCGACGACGCCTCCTACATCACCGGGGCGGTCATCCCCGTCGACGGCGGCCTCGGCATGGGCCACTGA
- a CDS encoding TldD/PmbA family protein has translation MRQIDPDFLALPLRRLADAALQRARDLGAEHASFRLERVRAETLRLFDARLEGSSDADDLGFAVRVVKDGTWGFASGIELTPEAAARAAEEAVRVAAVSAPINREPVELAPEPVYDDVTWVSSYEVDPFDVPLPDKAALLAEWSSGLLGRVDHVSASLTQVKEQKFYADTAGTVTTQQRVRLHPVLTAMRADGDRFDDMRTLAPPAGRGYEYLTGTGWDFPAELAEIPDLLDEKLKAPSVEAGPYDLVIDPSNLWLTIHESIGHATELDRALGYEAAYAGTSFATFDQLGTLHYGSPVMNVTGDRTVEHGLATVGWDDEGVAGQSFDIVREGTLVGYQLDRRMALLKGLGRSNGCAFADSPGHVPIQRMANVSLQPAADGPSTDELISRVGRGIYVVGDKSWSIDMQRYNFQFTGQRFYRIENGRLAGQLRDVAYQATTTDFWRSMEAVGGPQTYVLGGAFNCGKGQPGQVAPVSHGAPAALFRGVRILNTVQEGGK, from the coding sequence ATGCGCCAGATCGACCCCGACTTCCTCGCCCTGCCGCTGCGGCGGCTGGCGGACGCGGCCCTGCAGCGCGCCCGTGACCTGGGAGCCGAGCACGCCTCGTTCCGGCTCGAACGCGTACGCGCCGAGACGCTGCGCCTGTTCGACGCCCGGCTCGAAGGCTCCTCGGACGCCGACGACCTCGGCTTCGCCGTACGGGTCGTCAAGGACGGCACCTGGGGCTTCGCGTCCGGGATCGAGCTGACCCCGGAGGCGGCGGCCCGGGCCGCCGAGGAGGCCGTGCGGGTGGCGGCGGTCAGCGCGCCCATCAACCGGGAGCCGGTGGAGCTCGCCCCCGAGCCGGTGTACGACGACGTGACCTGGGTGTCGTCCTACGAGGTCGACCCGTTCGACGTGCCGCTGCCGGACAAGGCGGCGCTGCTCGCGGAGTGGTCGTCGGGGCTGCTCGGCCGGGTCGACCACGTCTCGGCCTCGCTGACGCAGGTCAAGGAGCAGAAGTTCTACGCCGACACGGCCGGCACGGTGACCACGCAGCAGCGGGTGCGGCTGCACCCCGTGCTGACGGCGATGCGGGCCGACGGCGACCGGTTCGACGACATGCGCACGCTGGCCCCGCCGGCCGGCCGGGGGTACGAGTACCTGACCGGCACCGGCTGGGACTTCCCCGCCGAGCTGGCCGAGATCCCCGACCTGCTGGACGAGAAGCTCAAGGCGCCCTCGGTCGAGGCCGGGCCGTACGACCTGGTGATCGACCCGTCGAACCTGTGGCTCACGATCCACGAGTCGATCGGCCACGCGACCGAGCTGGACCGGGCGCTCGGCTACGAGGCGGCCTACGCCGGCACCTCGTTCGCCACCTTCGACCAGCTCGGCACCCTGCACTACGGCTCGCCGGTGATGAACGTGACGGGCGACCGCACGGTCGAGCACGGCCTGGCCACCGTCGGCTGGGACGACGAGGGCGTGGCCGGCCAGTCGTTCGACATCGTCCGCGAGGGCACGCTGGTCGGCTACCAGCTCGACCGGCGGATGGCGCTGCTCAAGGGGCTCGGCCGGTCGAACGGCTGCGCGTTCGCCGACTCCCCCGGCCACGTGCCGATCCAGCGGATGGCCAACGTGTCCCTCCAGCCGGCCGCGGACGGCCCGTCCACCGACGAGCTGATCTCCCGGGTCGGGCGCGGGATCTACGTCGTCGGCGACAAGAGCTGGTCGATCGACATGCAGCGGTACAACTTCCAGTTCACTGGCCAGCGCTTCTACCGGATCGAGAACGGCCGCCTGGCCGGGCAGCTGCGCGACGTCGCCTACCAGGCGACCACCACGGACTTCTGGCGCTCGATGGAGGCCGTCGGCGGTCCGCAGACGTACGTCCTCGGCGGCGCCTTCAACTGCGGCAAGGGCCAGCCGGGCCAGGTCGCGCCGGTCAGCCACGGCGCCCCCGCGGCCCTGTTCCGCGGCGTACGGATCCTCAACACCGTCCAGGAGGGTGGCAAGTGA